TCAGGTTAACCCTGCCAATCACCATGTCTTGGAGCGAAGCCTGAATCTTGTCAGCATTGGAGACAAGTTCAACTCCTCAAAGTCTGTCAGTTTAGGTGATATATTGATccctaagtatttttatttttttttattttattttttgctcaaaaaTATTCTTTATTACTGAAACATTCCAAAACTGCAGTATACATTTGTCAGCTATGAAATCATACTGACTTATTATAGCATTAGTGCAATTCAATTTTGTAAAACGTCTATCAAAATTTTTAGGTCTTATGTCCATTGAGACATTTGATTTCAGTATTTTGACGGTAAGTAAAACTGTTGTGTATCTACGAAAAGCCCACTCCCCGTTGCAGTAGTGCTGCAGAGTAATTCCGATATTAATCAGAAAttcttaaataataataaattaacatGAAACATAAAAAATGAACAAGACATACAGCAGTAATGGTGGTTTGTAGAACATTACAGTGACTCTTCTTCTTGACCCTTGTGCTTTGCAACAAAAACACGTTATGCATGTTACTGATAAATCCCATACTATACAATgtggtaaaaatgtatttaaaactaCTTTATGGCACAAAAGTGAAGCAGCGTCTTGAGAGGTGAGTAATCATTTGATGATTTTTTCCCCCGCAGGCTGTGGTAACCAGTATTGCAGTGCTTACTTCGGTGTACAAAAACAGGTTAAGTGCATTGATAAGTTGAAAgatacaaaaagtaaaaaaaagtattaaaaaaagagTGGTGAATCATATTATTTACTGATGCATTCTGCATTCGTTGCACACATTATACATGTTGTTAATAAATACAGTTATTGTTGTGAAAAGTATATGAGTCCACAGCATATGTTAAAGGAGCTATGTAGTCTTTGATAGCACGCCCACAAAACACATATATGTTACAAATATTAAAATATCAAGAACAGTGTCGTAGGTATGCGTCTTCTTCCCAGCCAGCTGGGATACACATTACTCATAAAATCCGTAGTCGTAACAGCTTAGTAGCAGCCGTCTCTCCAGTTTCCGTCTCGTAGAGTACTCAGTGATGAAAGTGTCTTCGGAGGCTGAATAAAACTGCGTGGACTAACAATTTTACTCCTTGGTATACTACTTGCAGCAATGCTTGACAAAGCTGGTCTTGGTAGACCACTTCTGGCTATAAGCAATGAACTTGCAGTCTTGTTAGGCATAGGAATCCCAGAACTTGATATAGACTGTAGACTTGTTGACTGAGGAATGCCACCATGGCCTTGTATGGTTGGGCTGACATAGGCTGTAGCTTTCAGTGGCGGCCTCACAGACACTGGGAAGTTCCCCACACTGTGTACCCTCTGCTGAAGTTGACCAGGTGATGGTATACTAGAGTGCAATCTGGATAATCCATTTGCAGCTCCATGCAGATTAGAATCAAAACTTAGGCTATTGCGTACTGTAACTGGAGAAACCACAGTGGAGGTCGTTGTTGTTGCTGTGCCGGGCATTCGAGCCAAATTGGGCATGCTTCTACGCAATTTATCtgcacttgttctattttttggttgCTCTGGAGTCTGAACTTGAGAAGAAAAGGCTATTACAGTACTAGACCCCAGCTGTCATGTCTGAGTGCCACTGAGGGGCCACTGACTGACCACTCCAGTACCGGTGCCACCATCCTGGATGAGGTGGACATCCTGGACCTGGAAGATGGGTATTGTAGCGAAGAGGAAGTCACCTGGCTTTACGAGTCCCCTACCAAGAAGCAGAAA
The Bufo gargarizans isolate SCDJY-AF-19 chromosome 2, ASM1485885v1, whole genome shotgun sequence genome window above contains:
- the LOC122925974 gene encoding SLAIN motif-containing protein 1-like, which codes for IAFSSQVQTPEQPKNRTSADKLRRSMPNLARMPGTATTTTSTVVSPVTVRNSLSFDSNLHGAANGLSRLHSSIPSPGQLQQRVHSVGNFPVSVRPPLKATAYVSPTIQGHGGIPQSTSLQSISSSGIPMPNKTASSLLIARSGLPRPALSSIAASSIPRSKIVSPRSFIQPPKTLSSLSTLRDGNWRDGCY